A DNA window from Fodinibius sp. Rm-B-1B1-1 contains the following coding sequences:
- a CDS encoding MarR family winged helix-turn-helix transcriptional regulator, giving the protein MADIIENNLFYLTGALSRKLTNQADDVFATVGLSSSHALLLWMINDNPNIQPSQLANQMQLKPSTITRLVQKLERRGLVEKKSKGRAIAIRCTDKGGGLAQEIQQKWDQLIQQKKDQLGDRYVEVLSEMIANAISTVERE; this is encoded by the coding sequence ATGGCTGATATTATTGAAAATAACCTTTTTTATTTGACAGGTGCACTGTCACGAAAGCTAACTAATCAGGCGGATGATGTTTTTGCTACAGTGGGACTTTCTTCATCCCATGCATTACTGCTTTGGATGATAAATGATAATCCTAATATACAGCCGAGCCAGTTGGCCAATCAGATGCAGTTGAAACCATCAACGATTACGCGGTTGGTGCAAAAGTTGGAGCGAAGGGGGTTGGTAGAAAAAAAATCGAAGGGTCGAGCAATTGCGATCCGTTGTACTGATAAAGGAGGAGGGCTGGCACAAGAGATACAGCAGAAGTGGGATCAGCTCATCCAACAGAAAAAGGATCAGTTGGGAGACCGTTACGTGGAAGTGCTTTCGGAAATGATTGCTAATGCAATTAGTACAGTAGAAAGAGAATAA
- a CDS encoding VOC family protein: MSQHRGLHHISVIASDPQDNYDFYVKKLGMRMVKKTVNQDDPTKYHLFYANADGNPGSSLTFFPWPGARQGTPGSGEATEISLAVPNDSQDYWQNHLKEQNIYHSDPFTRFGKTHISFEDPDGLQLHLVFDYDDKRQSWDQSPVPEEHQIQGFWSTTLKLDQVEETEELLTTILGFKKTQTENNRTLYETESRLGHSLIIEEVDNLPGRNGAGIVHHVAFQSEDEEDLTNMRFEVIRKGLQPTEIIDRHFFKSVYYRTPGGVLFEMATNGPGYFVNADKSKDQSEILELTPWHESKRDQIESALPPIKT; the protein is encoded by the coding sequence ATGTCACAGCACAGAGGATTACATCACATTTCCGTTATAGCCAGCGATCCACAGGATAACTATGATTTTTATGTCAAAAAATTGGGCATGCGAATGGTTAAAAAGACCGTCAACCAGGATGATCCTACCAAGTATCATCTTTTTTATGCCAATGCGGATGGAAACCCGGGTTCCAGCCTGACCTTCTTCCCCTGGCCAGGAGCACGACAAGGCACTCCCGGATCCGGTGAAGCAACTGAAATTTCACTGGCCGTGCCTAATGACTCACAGGACTATTGGCAAAATCATCTAAAAGAACAGAACATCTACCACAGCGATCCCTTTACTCGCTTTGGGAAAACCCATATTTCGTTTGAGGATCCCGACGGATTGCAGTTACACTTAGTTTTTGATTATGATGATAAACGGCAAAGCTGGGATCAATCTCCCGTTCCTGAGGAGCATCAGATCCAGGGATTCTGGAGTACAACACTTAAGCTGGATCAGGTCGAAGAAACGGAAGAACTATTAACCACTATTTTAGGTTTTAAAAAAACGCAAACGGAGAACAATCGCACGCTTTATGAAACAGAAAGCCGGCTGGGACACAGCCTTATTATTGAAGAGGTTGACAATCTGCCGGGACGAAATGGGGCTGGAATTGTACATCACGTAGCCTTTCAAAGTGAGGATGAAGAGGACTTAACAAATATGCGGTTTGAAGTAATTCGAAAAGGGCTGCAACCTACCGAAATTATTGACCGTCACTTTTTTAAATCGGTCTATTATCGCACGCCCGGCGGCGTGTTATTTGAGATGGCCACGAATGGACCGGGCTATTTTGTTAACGCAGATAAATCAAAAGATCAGTCCGAAATATTAGAACTTACACCTTGGCACGAGTCTAAACGAGACCAAATTGAATCGGCCTTACCGCCGATAAAAACGTAA
- a CDS encoding glycogen/starch/alpha-glucan phosphorylase yields the protein MNTDTTVNPRTGMDVDSFREDIKQHLHYTLAKDKFSSTDWDHYRSVVLAVMDRLHDRWINTQQRYYQNESKRVYYLSMEYLIGRLMDNMLINLGLQDVAAEAIEDVGFDYDKVREAEVDAGLGNGGLGRLAACFLDSMATLGVPALGYGIRYDYGIFDQDIEDGWQVEKPDMWLQYGYPWSVVRPKKKYKVQFYGETAASEDGNGRLHFDWVNTHNVTALAYDTPIPGFQNDVVNNLRLWKATSDEGFDLKSFNQGDYIEAVRNNLLEENISRVLYPNDKVFKGQELRLKQEYFLVSASLQDAINRFKKQFDDLRKIPEQMAVQCNDTHPNLAVPELMRMLMDLEGLEWEPAWDIVSKTINYTNHTLMPEALEKWPLSLMSNLLPRHVQIIREIDRRFLNSIEVSGDDRDKKNRMRVISNEMDARVRMGNLGIIGAKKVNGVSELHSDLMKKTIFKDFADHYPEKFTNVTNGITPRRWLRQCNRELADLISDRIGDDWVTHLDQLQEVEQFAEDEEFQSTFKAIKLRNKQKLADYIKETMGVRVNPESIFDIQIKRIHEYKRQLMALMHAITLYNRIKDNPNADVEPRTLLFAGKAAPGYTMAKMHIKLINSVAEVINNDPEVAPKLKILFLPDYSVSLAEKMIPAANLSEQISTAGMEASGTGNMKFALNGALTIGTLDGANIEIREQVGKENIFIFGHTVDEIEEVRTKGYNPQEIYESDEELKRVIDQIHEGYFSPDNPDLFHPVTNALLNQGDYFMVLADYRKYVEKQEEVEVNYRDEFDWNRKAIINVANMGHFSSDRSIKDYCERIWDVEV from the coding sequence ATGAATACCGATACTACTGTGAACCCTCGTACCGGAATGGATGTCGATTCTTTTCGGGAAGATATTAAGCAGCATCTTCACTATACGTTGGCCAAAGATAAATTTTCTTCCACTGACTGGGACCACTATCGCAGCGTAGTTCTTGCGGTAATGGATCGGCTGCACGATCGATGGATTAACACACAGCAGCGGTATTATCAGAATGAATCGAAACGGGTCTACTACCTGTCGATGGAGTACCTTATTGGCAGACTCATGGATAATATGCTCATTAACCTGGGGTTACAAGATGTGGCTGCTGAGGCTATTGAGGATGTTGGTTTTGATTATGACAAGGTTCGAGAAGCCGAAGTCGATGCGGGACTCGGTAATGGTGGACTCGGTCGCTTGGCAGCCTGTTTTTTAGATTCCATGGCTACGCTCGGTGTTCCGGCGCTGGGCTACGGTATTCGCTACGATTACGGCATTTTTGACCAGGATATTGAGGACGGCTGGCAGGTGGAGAAGCCGGATATGTGGCTGCAGTATGGGTATCCATGGAGTGTTGTTCGTCCTAAGAAGAAATATAAGGTGCAATTTTATGGGGAAACGGCTGCGAGCGAAGATGGCAATGGCCGCCTGCATTTCGATTGGGTAAATACTCACAACGTCACGGCATTAGCCTACGATACCCCCATTCCCGGATTTCAGAATGATGTCGTCAATAACTTGCGGCTCTGGAAAGCGACCTCGGATGAAGGCTTTGATCTGAAGAGTTTTAATCAGGGGGATTATATTGAGGCGGTGCGGAATAACCTGCTTGAGGAGAATATTTCGCGCGTGTTGTACCCAAACGACAAAGTATTTAAGGGACAGGAGCTGCGACTGAAGCAAGAGTATTTCCTGGTTTCAGCCTCGCTGCAGGATGCGATAAATCGGTTCAAAAAGCAATTTGATGACCTGCGCAAAATTCCTGAGCAGATGGCCGTTCAGTGCAACGATACACATCCGAACTTGGCGGTTCCCGAGCTGATGCGGATGTTGATGGATCTGGAAGGGTTGGAGTGGGAGCCGGCCTGGGATATTGTGAGTAAGACAATCAATTATACCAATCATACATTAATGCCCGAGGCACTTGAAAAGTGGCCCCTTTCGTTGATGTCGAACTTGTTGCCACGTCACGTGCAGATTATCCGTGAGATTGATCGAAGATTCTTGAATTCTATTGAGGTATCTGGTGATGATCGAGATAAGAAGAATCGCATGCGGGTTATCAGTAATGAGATGGATGCTCGTGTGCGGATGGGGAATCTTGGGATTATTGGCGCGAAGAAGGTCAATGGCGTTTCGGAGTTGCATAGCGATCTGATGAAGAAGACCATCTTTAAAGATTTTGCTGATCATTATCCGGAAAAGTTTACGAATGTGACTAACGGCATTACCCCGCGTCGCTGGTTGCGTCAGTGTAACCGTGAACTCGCAGATTTGATTTCCGATCGCATTGGCGATGATTGGGTTACGCATCTGGATCAGCTACAAGAGGTAGAGCAATTTGCTGAGGATGAAGAGTTTCAGTCAACGTTTAAGGCCATTAAGCTGCGTAATAAACAGAAGCTGGCCGATTATATTAAGGAAACCATGGGTGTGAGGGTTAATCCCGAATCCATTTTTGATATACAGATCAAGCGCATTCATGAGTATAAACGTCAGTTGATGGCGTTGATGCATGCTATCACGCTGTATAATCGGATTAAAGATAATCCCAATGCTGACGTAGAGCCACGAACGTTGTTGTTTGCCGGTAAAGCGGCCCCGGGATATACGATGGCGAAGATGCATATTAAACTGATTAACAGCGTGGCAGAAGTCATTAATAACGATCCGGAGGTGGCACCCAAGCTAAAGATATTATTTCTGCCGGATTACAGCGTGTCGCTGGCCGAAAAAATGATTCCTGCTGCGAATCTTTCAGAACAAATTTCTACGGCGGGAATGGAAGCCTCGGGGACCGGGAATATGAAGTTTGCGCTCAATGGTGCACTTACGATTGGAACGTTGGATGGGGCTAATATTGAGATTCGTGAGCAGGTTGGGAAAGAGAATATCTTTATATTTGGTCATACCGTCGACGAGATCGAGGAGGTTCGAACCAAGGGCTATAACCCGCAGGAAATTTATGAGTCGGATGAAGAGCTTAAACGCGTGATTGATCAGATTCACGAGGGGTACTTTAGTCCCGATAATCCCGATCTGTTTCATCCCGTAACCAATGCGTTATTAAATCAAGGGGATTATTTTATGGTGTTGGCTGACTATCGCAAGTACGTAGAAAAGCAGGAAGAGGTGGAGGTTAATTATCGCGATGAGTTCGACTGGAATCGCAAAGCCATAATCAACGTCGCTAATATGGGACACTTTTCGTCGGATCGTTCAATCAAAGATTACTGCGAGCGAATTTGGGATGTGGAGGTGTAA
- a CDS encoding VOC family protein — protein MSHSKGIHHITAVAGDPKENHRFYTETLGLRLVKKTVNFDDPSVYHLYYGDESGNPGSILTFFPWEHLRDGSPDRGQVVAVSFSVPTGSKAFWLEHLRNHGLDIEEPFSRFGKEVIGLQDPDGLHLELVLDPEANSYDGWSDGAVPQQHAIRGIHGATLGEKEYQSTGALLENFLGFQLTNQLENRYLYESEASFGSTIEIIDQFGPRGRSGKGTVHHIAFRAEDEQEQLSLCEKLEYKGYYLTEVKDRDYFKSVYFHEPGGILFEIATDPPGFTRDEELNELGSSLKLPDWLEHERHVIEEELPSLNN, from the coding sequence ATGTCACACAGTAAAGGCATCCATCATATCACGGCCGTGGCCGGTGATCCCAAAGAAAATCACCGATTTTATACTGAAACACTGGGACTCCGACTCGTCAAAAAGACCGTCAACTTCGACGACCCCTCGGTATACCATTTGTACTATGGGGATGAATCCGGAAACCCGGGCTCGATTCTTACATTTTTCCCGTGGGAGCACTTGCGGGATGGGAGTCCCGACCGCGGACAAGTAGTAGCGGTTTCGTTTTCAGTTCCCACTGGCTCTAAGGCCTTTTGGCTTGAACACTTACGTAATCACGGCTTAGATATTGAGGAACCGTTTTCGCGATTTGGTAAGGAGGTGATTGGGCTTCAAGATCCCGATGGATTACATCTTGAGCTGGTACTCGATCCTGAAGCCAATTCCTACGATGGATGGTCGGACGGAGCTGTACCACAACAGCATGCTATTCGCGGCATTCACGGTGCCACACTGGGCGAAAAAGAGTACCAATCTACTGGAGCATTGCTTGAAAATTTTCTGGGATTTCAACTTACAAACCAACTTGAAAACCGCTACCTATATGAAAGCGAAGCTTCTTTTGGATCAACGATTGAAATAATTGATCAGTTTGGACCGCGTGGCCGATCCGGAAAAGGTACCGTACATCATATAGCTTTTCGGGCTGAGGATGAACAAGAACAGCTTTCTCTCTGTGAAAAACTGGAATATAAAGGGTACTACCTGACCGAGGTGAAAGATCGCGATTATTTCAAATCAGTATATTTTCATGAACCCGGCGGAATCCTGTTTGAAATTGCGACCGATCCCCCCGGCTTTACGCGAGATGAAGAACTGAATGAGCTTGGCTCATCCCTAAAACTACCCGATTGGCTTGAACATGAGCGACATGTTATTGAAGAAGAACTTCCATCATTAAATAATTAA
- a CDS encoding MFS transporter produces the protein MSDNKKEVFFIIFSLWLLVFASSSQIMIIAPILPRISEQLAVSEALLGTLVTSYAVMVGICALITGPISDKIGRRRILLIGTGLMTFALFLHGLVFNFVSFLSVRGLAGAAGGILSGASVSYVGDYFPYERRGWANGWIMSGIAMGQILGIPIGTILAEYMGFRAPFIAFSVLMLFALLLIWITVPQPNVQLQKAKITVLGAIRKYLLMLRKPEIVASAISYFLMFLSLSVYVIYLPSWLEETFAVSGNEIAMLFLVGGVANVITGPQAGKLSDLWGRKSIIIFSCLGLATVMAFTVPAVTSFWVAYILFFLIMVLVAMRISPFQALTTELVSARKRGTLMSLLVAIGQVGYGLGGTIAGPAYVSHGYLSNTIIGATMIFGMAFIVWKYLPEPELNNNR, from the coding sequence ATGTCCGACAATAAGAAAGAAGTCTTTTTTATTATTTTTTCGCTCTGGCTGCTGGTATTTGCATCAAGCAGTCAGATTATGATCATTGCGCCCATCCTTCCGCGCATTAGCGAACAACTTGCTGTATCAGAAGCGCTTCTGGGGACATTGGTTACTTCCTATGCCGTAATGGTTGGCATTTGTGCATTGATAACTGGTCCCATTTCTGATAAAATTGGTCGGCGCCGAATTTTACTTATCGGTACAGGACTCATGACCTTTGCGTTATTTCTGCATGGGCTGGTATTTAATTTTGTAAGTTTTCTTTCCGTCCGTGGATTGGCAGGAGCTGCAGGCGGTATTCTCAGCGGTGCTTCCGTTTCTTATGTGGGAGATTATTTCCCCTATGAGCGTCGCGGCTGGGCTAATGGATGGATTATGAGTGGCATCGCTATGGGACAAATTTTGGGTATTCCCATTGGTACTATTTTAGCCGAGTACATGGGATTTCGAGCCCCGTTTATTGCTTTTTCCGTTCTCATGTTGTTTGCTTTGCTGCTTATCTGGATTACTGTTCCTCAACCTAATGTACAGCTGCAGAAAGCTAAAATTACGGTGTTGGGAGCTATCAGAAAATATCTATTGATGCTTCGTAAACCTGAAATCGTTGCATCGGCTATAAGCTACTTCTTAATGTTTTTGAGTCTCTCGGTGTACGTTATTTATCTGCCGAGCTGGCTCGAAGAAACGTTTGCCGTTTCCGGCAATGAAATAGCTATGCTCTTTTTAGTAGGCGGAGTAGCAAATGTAATCACAGGTCCACAAGCCGGGAAGCTTTCTGATTTATGGGGACGTAAAAGCATTATCATCTTTTCTTGCTTGGGATTAGCTACCGTAATGGCTTTCACGGTTCCCGCTGTTACTTCATTCTGGGTAGCTTATATACTCTTTTTTCTGATTATGGTATTGGTAGCCATGCGCATTAGCCCATTTCAGGCATTAACGACCGAACTGGTTTCAGCCCGAAAACGCGGAACACTTATGAGCCTGCTTGTTGCTATTGGTCAGGTGGGGTATGGCTTGGGGGGTACCATTGCGGGCCCGGCTTATGTTTCCCATGGATATTTAAGTAACACCATTATTGGAGCCACCATGATTTTCGGGATGGCTTTTATTGTCTGGAAATACCTGCCTGAACCGGAGCTAAATAACAATCGGTAG
- a CDS encoding alkene reductase, with the protein MSKQPLLTSYNLSGLELSNRMVMAPMTRSRAGEGNVPTDLMVKYYRQRTSAGLIISEGTQISEQGIGYPWTPGIHTYEQVEGWKKVTSAVHNEGGKIFAQIWHVGRISHPHYHDGEPPVAPSAVKPEGQIFTAEGMKDFVTPRALGTDEIPGIIEDYAQAARNAVKAGFDGVEIHGANGYLIDQFLKDGTNKRNDEYGGSLKNRSRLTLEVTEAVSDAIGNEKTGIRFSPTVRNHGISDSNPKETFSYLLEQLNDFNLAYIHLMEPMDDVSDLDNYPEEVTEYFRDIYNGTIITNAGFDQNSGNKVIENGTADLVAYGRLFLANPDLPARFSADADLNEPDQRTFYGGDAEGYTDYPFMNETTEVAAE; encoded by the coding sequence ATGAGCAAGCAACCATTGTTAACATCATACAATTTATCGGGACTCGAATTATCCAACCGCATGGTGATGGCCCCGATGACACGCAGCCGCGCCGGCGAAGGCAATGTGCCTACTGATTTGATGGTCAAATATTATCGTCAGCGAACATCGGCGGGATTGATTATTTCTGAAGGTACCCAAATCTCGGAACAGGGCATTGGTTATCCCTGGACGCCGGGCATCCATACCTATGAACAAGTTGAAGGATGGAAGAAAGTCACCAGTGCAGTTCACAACGAAGGCGGAAAGATATTTGCACAAATCTGGCATGTGGGACGCATTTCGCATCCCCACTATCACGATGGCGAACCACCCGTAGCACCATCGGCCGTTAAACCAGAAGGACAAATTTTTACTGCTGAAGGCATGAAGGATTTTGTGACGCCACGTGCCCTTGGAACCGATGAAATTCCGGGAATTATCGAGGACTATGCACAGGCTGCCCGTAATGCTGTTAAAGCCGGTTTTGACGGGGTAGAAATACACGGGGCCAACGGCTACCTCATTGATCAATTCTTGAAAGATGGAACCAACAAACGTAATGATGAGTACGGAGGGAGTCTTAAAAATCGCAGTCGGCTTACCCTTGAGGTAACAGAAGCCGTTTCAGACGCCATTGGGAATGAGAAAACAGGCATTCGCTTTTCGCCGACGGTACGTAATCACGGCATCAGCGATTCCAATCCTAAAGAAACCTTTAGCTATTTGTTAGAACAACTCAATGATTTCAACCTGGCTTATATCCACCTAATGGAGCCGATGGATGACGTGAGCGATTTGGATAACTACCCGGAAGAAGTAACAGAATATTTTCGCGATATTTATAACGGTACTATCATCACCAACGCGGGCTTTGATCAGAATAGTGGAAACAAAGTTATTGAAAATGGAACGGCTGACCTGGTTGCTTACGGCCGACTCTTTTTGGCAAACCCTGATCTGCCCGCACGCTTTTCTGCAGATGCTGATCTCAATGAGCCGGATCAACGTACGTTTTATGGCGGCGATGCAGAAGGATACACCGACTACCCGTTTATGAACGAGACTACTGAGGTGGCGGCCGAATAA
- a CDS encoding SEC-C metal-binding domain-containing protein produces MADKPRRNDPCHCGSGQKYKNCCIEKDNTSIISGLGVVGLVLMVVLGLWFLSSALSSGGESPDCPAGQTWSESHQHCH; encoded by the coding sequence ATGGCTGATAAACCCAGAAGAAATGATCCTTGTCATTGTGGAAGTGGTCAAAAGTATAAGAATTGCTGTATCGAGAAAGACAATACATCAATTATATCTGGATTAGGTGTTGTTGGACTCGTATTAATGGTTGTGCTTGGACTTTGGTTTTTAAGCTCAGCATTGTCGAGTGGAGGTGAATCACCAGATTGTCCGGCTGGACAAACTTGGTCAGAATCGCATCAGCATTGCCACTAA
- a CDS encoding cation:proton antiporter family protein, with amino-acid sequence MDIVWIGMAFVFGMLFSRIKLPPLVGYLVAGGALSAYGYEAGTALHEIAHLGVLFLLFTVGLHLRLKNIIRSEVLGTGGIHLVVSTAIFLPVAILLGYSITAAIIISIVLGFSSTVLTAKNLERRNELGAFHGRVAIGILILQDIVAIVILGLTSGTAPSPWSLALLGLPLIRPAVIKIIELANEEELKLLFGLMLAVGGGSLFEELGLSSELGALIAGMLLSGHDVADELSKKLWGIKEAFLVGFFLEVGLTGLPALQDFYLALAALAILPLKSILFFGLMVAFKLRARTSFIATISLSSYSEFTLIAGTVAASAGFIPSGVVVAFALLTAISFAVNAPLAIWEEELWQKMESFLIQFERDVRHPDQQTVSLGSAEYLIIGMGNAGQAAYDRLRQSAKHVVGMDIDPARIQQNIEDGRRVIYGDMQDIELWQKIDLSHIKSVILAIGTKEAKLNATKYLRSNGYHGTIIALTSQEDELHELSEAGASAVCIPITQAGQKLAELSLSDEINPGDTVLDPDFSTP; translated from the coding sequence ATGGATATTGTCTGGATTGGGATGGCCTTTGTGTTTGGAATGCTCTTTTCGCGCATCAAGCTGCCGCCACTGGTCGGTTATCTCGTAGCGGGCGGAGCATTATCGGCTTATGGCTATGAAGCTGGAACTGCACTTCACGAAATAGCACATCTGGGCGTCTTATTTCTGCTTTTTACCGTGGGTCTTCATCTTCGTCTCAAAAACATTATCCGCTCGGAAGTACTCGGTACCGGCGGTATCCACTTGGTTGTAAGCACAGCTATTTTTCTCCCCGTTGCTATACTTCTTGGATATAGTATTACTGCGGCTATCATTATCAGTATCGTGTTGGGATTCTCGAGCACCGTATTAACAGCTAAAAACCTGGAACGACGAAATGAGCTGGGCGCTTTCCACGGACGTGTGGCTATCGGGATTCTTATCCTTCAAGATATTGTGGCAATCGTAATTTTAGGGCTTACCAGCGGCACTGCCCCATCTCCCTGGAGCCTTGCACTACTTGGACTCCCGCTTATTCGTCCGGCTGTTATCAAGATTATAGAGCTTGCCAACGAAGAAGAGCTCAAACTTTTATTTGGATTGATGCTGGCCGTTGGCGGAGGCTCGTTATTTGAAGAATTGGGACTCTCTTCTGAACTTGGAGCACTCATTGCAGGAATGCTGTTATCAGGACACGATGTTGCCGATGAACTCTCAAAAAAACTCTGGGGAATTAAAGAAGCATTCCTGGTCGGATTCTTCCTTGAAGTAGGATTAACCGGCCTTCCCGCATTACAAGATTTTTATCTTGCCTTAGCAGCACTGGCAATCTTACCGCTCAAATCTATCCTCTTTTTTGGGCTAATGGTAGCGTTCAAACTCCGAGCGCGAACCTCATTTATTGCCACTATCTCACTTTCCTCATACAGCGAATTTACCCTCATTGCCGGAACTGTAGCGGCATCCGCCGGGTTTATACCTTCGGGTGTCGTAGTAGCTTTTGCTTTGCTAACAGCTATTTCCTTTGCAGTAAATGCTCCCCTTGCTATCTGGGAAGAAGAACTTTGGCAAAAAATGGAATCTTTTCTCATACAATTTGAACGTGATGTACGCCACCCCGACCAGCAAACTGTATCACTTGGGTCAGCCGAATATTTGATTATCGGGATGGGTAATGCCGGTCAGGCCGCTTATGATAGGCTAAGGCAATCAGCAAAACACGTGGTTGGAATGGATATCGACCCAGCTCGTATCCAGCAAAATATCGAAGATGGACGACGTGTTATCTATGGCGATATGCAGGATATTGAGCTTTGGCAAAAAATTGATCTAAGCCATATAAAATCAGTAATATTGGCGATAGGAACTAAAGAAGCCAAACTCAATGCCACAAAGTATCTCCGATCAAATGGCTACCACGGAACTATTATTGCCCTTACCTCTCAAGAAGATGAACTTCATGAACTCAGCGAAGCCGGTGCCAGCGCAGTTTGTATCCCCATCACCCAAGCTGGGCAAAAACTTGCAGAACTAAGTCTTTCGGATGAAATAAATCCCGGCGATACTGTTTTGGATCCAGATTTTTCCACTCCGTAA
- a CDS encoding alpha/beta hydrolase — MSLFRIGPETPFNGPHQNQEVVTSGAKINNAEMAMIFIHGRGASAQSMMMFADEFEGNNIHYRAIQANRHTWYPRSFLAPKEMNQPGIKSGLQAIFDQISELNEAGIPTAKIILLGFSQGACLTTEFAARHPQRFGGVVGFSGGLIGEEVDPDNYQGSLEQTPVFLGCSDRDPHIPQGRVDITEEVFEKLSADVTKKIYVGMGHTVNKDEIEHAQQIINHILETD, encoded by the coding sequence ATGTCTTTATTCCGAATCGGTCCCGAAACCCCTTTTAACGGCCCACATCAAAATCAAGAAGTAGTGACCAGTGGAGCAAAAATCAATAATGCCGAAATGGCAATGATTTTTATTCACGGACGTGGCGCATCTGCGCAAAGCATGATGATGTTTGCGGATGAGTTTGAGGGCAATAATATCCACTATCGGGCTATACAAGCCAATAGACATACGTGGTATCCACGGTCATTTCTGGCTCCCAAAGAGATGAATCAGCCGGGTATCAAAAGCGGATTGCAGGCTATTTTTGATCAGATATCTGAGTTAAATGAAGCCGGTATCCCTACAGCAAAGATTATACTGCTTGGGTTTTCACAGGGTGCGTGTCTCACGACTGAATTTGCCGCTCGTCACCCACAGCGTTTTGGAGGTGTAGTCGGATTCAGTGGCGGACTGATTGGTGAAGAAGTGGATCCCGACAATTACCAGGGATCGCTGGAACAAACACCGGTATTTCTGGGATGCAGCGACCGTGACCCACATATTCCACAGGGGCGTGTGGACATTACTGAAGAAGTCTTTGAGAAGCTTAGCGCTGATGTCACCAAGAAAATTTATGTAGGGATGGGGCACACCGTCAATAAAGATGAGATCGAGCATGCACAGCAAATCATAAATCATATTCTTGAAACCGACTAA